The Novosphingobium resinovorum nucleotide sequence TCGTAGTCGTTCTGCTGTGCGAGTGCCTCGGGCATCAGCTTGTCGCGGGCGGAGCCGAGCACGCGGTCGTAGATCGCCTGGCGATAGGCGCTGCGCTCCGTCTTCGTCTGCGCGTCGGGTGCGAACATGTCGATGTCCGCCGGACCGTGCAAGCCCGCCGCCGCGAGCAGGCGTTCGTTCGCGTCGAGGCGGTCCTTGAGGACCACGACTTCGCCCAGCAGCGCCAGCACCATGCCGGCGAGGGCGTCGGTCGTCTCGCTTTCGAAGATGACCGGCTGGCTGCCCTTGGAGTGCGCCTTGCGGTCGAGGTTGATGCGGTCCGCCACTGTCAGTTCACTCCCAGATCGAAACGGAAGACGTGGCCGGTGCGCGCCACGATGTCCTTCTTGTCGAGGTCCGGCCCGTGGGCTTCCTCGGTCTGCGCGTCCTTGGCCTTGAGGTCGTAGCCGGTCTGGCTGGAGAGGATCACGACGAGGTCAGTGCCGTCCTCCACCGCGAAGGGAAATTCGTGCCAGGTGCCGATGTGCATGGCGAAGCCGGCGCTGCCGTCGAAGCGGAAAGCGCGGACTTTCGACAAGTCGGGCAGGTCGTCCTCGCCGGGAGGGGCCATGACTGCGACGAAGGGCTTGCCGCCCAATGGCAGGAATGCCTGCGTGTGCTGGAAATGGCGCTCCATGTAGCGCACTTCGCCCTGGCGGCGGTCCATCTGCGCGAGGGTGATCTCCACCGGATGCTCGCATAGAAAGCGCGCCGGGTAGCTCATCTTCACCGCGCCCTTGTAGAAGTCGACCGAGACCGGCGTGACCGGCGCCTCGCGGCCGACGATCGCGCCGAACGGCGCCAGCGCCTCGGCGCTAGCCGGTTCGACTTCGAGCTGGATTACCGTCAATTCGCCGGTGGCCCGG carries:
- a CDS encoding ureidoglycolate lyase; the protein is MTQDSRATGELTVIQLEVEPASAEALAPFGAIVGREAPVTPVSVDFYKGAVKMSYPARFLCEHPVEITLAQMDRRQGEVRYMERHFQHTQAFLPLGGKPFVAVMAPPGEDDLPDLSKVRAFRFDGSAGFAMHIGTWHEFPFAVEDGTDLVVILSSQTGYDLKAKDAQTEEAHGPDLDKKDIVARTGHVFRFDLGVN